The Gemmatimonadota bacterium genome includes a window with the following:
- a CDS encoding SDR family oxidoreductase — MIDLTGKKALVTGGSRGLGREIALMLAEAGASVGITYRKRTVDAEATLGDLGACGPAPWAFKGDLAERGETERVVREFADACGGLDILVANHGVWPPASVPVGEMADEQWERTLAVNLSSVFRLCRSAVRILEDDGRIVLIGSTAGQRGEAFHADYAASKGAMSAFVKSLCVELGPRGITVNCAAPGWIDTEMAAPAMRDGGRESIAAQIPIGRVAGARDVAGPVLFLCSELAGHVTGEVMNINGGSVLAG; from the coding sequence GTGATCGACCTGACCGGCAAGAAAGCCCTGGTCACCGGGGGATCCCGCGGCCTTGGCAGAGAGATCGCCCTCATGCTCGCCGAGGCCGGGGCTTCGGTCGGAATCACCTACCGGAAGCGAACGGTCGACGCCGAGGCCACGCTGGGCGACCTCGGCGCTTGCGGCCCGGCCCCTTGGGCCTTCAAGGGTGATCTGGCGGAACGGGGCGAGACCGAACGGGTCGTGCGCGAGTTCGCCGATGCCTGCGGCGGTCTCGACATTCTCGTCGCCAATCACGGCGTCTGGCCGCCGGCGTCGGTGCCGGTCGGCGAGATGGCCGACGAGCAGTGGGAGCGCACGCTCGCGGTCAATCTGAGCTCGGTTTTCAGGCTCTGCCGGTCGGCGGTGCGAATTCTGGAAGACGACGGTCGCATCGTCCTGATCGGCAGCACCGCAGGTCAGCGCGGAGAGGCGTTCCATGCCGACTACGCGGCGAGCAAGGGCGCCATGTCGGCGTTCGTCAAGTCGCTCTGCGTCGAGCTCGGTCCCAGGGGCATTACGGTCAATTGCGCCGCGCCAGGCTGGATCGACACCGAGATGGCGGCTCCGGCGATGCGCGACGGAGGTCGCGAATCCATCGCCGCTCAGATTCCTATCGGTCGCGTCGCCGGCGCCCGCGACGTGGCGGGGCCGGTGCTCTTCCTCTGTTCCGAACTCGCCGGACACGTGACCGGCGAAGTCATGAACATCAACGGCGGATCGGTTCTAGCTGGATGA
- a CDS encoding CCA tRNA nucleotidyltransferase, with translation MTPDLRPPRPPEELKEIARTLERAGHETWVVGGVLRDWIIGLKGGDWDLATGARPGMVRSLFRRTVPVGLDHGTVGVFWGGGRTLYQVTTFRKDVETDGRRAVVRFAERVEDDLARRDFTINALAWHPLRDEWLDLHGGRRDLEAGVLRAVGVAEARFGEDFLRILRGLRFAGRLDLGIEPRTWKAMCATVENLVRLSAERVREELVKVLSDTRPGVALRLYADSGALGALYPEIAAFPAPVWEATLEAVDYLPPTKPYLRLAALLRSCGLVAVEGLAERLKLSRVEGRMLVSVVKALPVPALAASDAELRRWLSEHGRDALGPAIQLEIAHAATRGKELPRTPDGESGPEAADNDGPDVRALIGALRRMRILLDRGDPLGVSDLAITGDDLLRMGIEPGPLLGRTLRRLLEEVIEDPDMNRTTVLETRARTWAARG, from the coding sequence ATGACGCCGGACCTGCGACCGCCGAGGCCACCGGAGGAGCTCAAGGAGATCGCGCGGACCTTGGAACGAGCCGGACACGAGACCTGGGTGGTGGGGGGCGTCCTGAGGGATTGGATCATCGGGTTGAAGGGGGGCGACTGGGATCTGGCCACGGGGGCGCGGCCCGGGATGGTGCGTTCGCTCTTCCGGCGCACCGTGCCGGTGGGTTTGGATCACGGCACGGTAGGCGTGTTCTGGGGCGGAGGCAGGACCCTCTACCAGGTCACGACCTTCCGGAAGGACGTGGAGACCGACGGTCGCCGGGCGGTAGTCCGCTTCGCGGAGCGGGTCGAGGACGATCTCGCTCGACGCGACTTCACCATCAACGCGCTGGCCTGGCACCCCCTCAGAGACGAGTGGCTCGACCTTCACGGAGGCAGGCGAGACCTGGAGGCGGGGGTCTTGCGCGCTGTAGGCGTCGCGGAGGCCCGGTTCGGAGAGGATTTCCTGCGCATTCTCCGAGGTCTGCGTTTCGCCGGGCGGCTCGACCTCGGCATCGAGCCCCGGACCTGGAAGGCGATGTGCGCGACGGTGGAAAACCTCGTCCGCCTTTCTGCGGAACGGGTGCGCGAGGAGCTCGTCAAGGTTCTCTCGGATACCCGACCGGGCGTGGCGCTGAGACTCTACGCCGACAGCGGCGCACTTGGAGCGCTCTACCCGGAGATCGCGGCTTTCCCGGCACCGGTCTGGGAGGCGACTCTCGAAGCGGTCGACTATCTGCCCCCGACGAAGCCCTACCTGAGACTCGCAGCGCTCCTCCGCTCCTGCGGTCTCGTCGCGGTCGAAGGACTGGCGGAGCGGCTCAAGCTGTCGCGGGTCGAGGGCCGCATGCTCGTGTCCGTGGTGAAGGCGCTGCCGGTGCCCGCTCTCGCCGCATCCGACGCCGAGCTCCGGCGCTGGCTTTCCGAACACGGACGCGATGCGCTCGGGCCGGCGATCCAGCTCGAAATTGCGCACGCGGCGACCCGGGGCAAGGAGCTGCCGCGAACTCCCGACGGCGAGTCGGGCCCGGAGGCGGCGGATAACGACGGGCCGGATGTCCGGGCGCTGATCGGAGCGCTCAGGAGGATGCGGATCCTGCTGGACCGCGGCGATCCGCTTGGAGTTTCCGATCTCGCGATCACGGGCGACGATCTTTTACGCATGGGGATCGAACCCGGACCGCTTCTGGGCCGAACCCTCCGCCGGCTTCTGGAGGAAGTCATCGAAGATCCCGACATGAATCGGACCACGGTGCTGGAGACCCGAGCCCGCACCTGGGCAGCCCGTGGATAA
- the hflX gene encoding GTPase HflX — translation MLVEVPDRKLSPLLADRQLAELRGLASAAGVEVAGSLTQRIVKQNPRYLVGSGKALELAALVREKQADLVIFDEELTPAQAKELHDLTGVRVLDRSELILDIFATRARSREARLQVELAQLQYMLPRLRRMWQHLSRIRGGIGLRGPGETQLETDRRAIAKRIADLRARLEEVDRSRAVQRSGRKGWFRVALVGYTNVGKSTLLNTIAGADVKVADQLFATLDPATRTADLGEGRSALVTDTVGFVRKLPHHLVASFRSTLAEARQADAVLHVIDASCSEWEERYRVVDEVLEAMGVARGGGRRLLVFNKVDRITHSEESVLRDRALELELAPAVFVSSLTGEAVNGLRTELLARSRTGHEIVDLRVPASEGGEVAALYREGEVLSRRDEAGWVKMRVRLPPRGLGRVRSRGLAVE, via the coding sequence GTGCTCGTCGAAGTTCCCGACCGGAAGCTCTCTCCTCTCCTCGCCGACCGTCAGCTCGCCGAACTTCGCGGTCTGGCGTCGGCGGCCGGCGTCGAGGTGGCGGGCAGCCTCACTCAGCGCATCGTCAAACAGAACCCGAGATACCTCGTCGGTTCGGGCAAGGCCCTCGAGCTCGCGGCTCTGGTACGAGAGAAGCAGGCCGACCTCGTGATCTTCGATGAAGAGCTCACTCCCGCCCAGGCCAAGGAGCTCCACGATCTGACCGGGGTCCGGGTTCTCGACCGCTCCGAGCTCATCCTCGACATCTTCGCGACCCGAGCTCGATCCCGGGAGGCGCGCCTGCAGGTCGAGCTCGCGCAGTTGCAGTACATGCTTCCCCGCCTGCGCCGCATGTGGCAGCATCTCTCCCGCATCCGGGGCGGCATCGGTCTACGGGGTCCGGGCGAGACCCAGTTGGAGACCGACCGCAGGGCCATCGCCAAGCGGATCGCCGATCTCCGGGCCCGACTCGAAGAGGTGGATCGCTCGCGAGCCGTCCAGCGCAGCGGTCGCAAGGGGTGGTTCCGGGTCGCTCTGGTCGGCTACACCAACGTCGGCAAGTCCACACTTCTGAACACGATCGCCGGGGCCGACGTGAAGGTCGCCGATCAGCTCTTCGCGACGCTCGATCCCGCCACGCGCACGGCCGATCTCGGCGAAGGAAGGAGCGCGCTCGTGACCGATACGGTGGGCTTCGTCCGCAAGCTGCCCCACCACCTGGTGGCGTCCTTCCGCTCGACCCTGGCGGAGGCGCGGCAGGCCGACGCTGTCCTCCACGTCATCGACGCCTCCTGCTCCGAGTGGGAGGAGCGCTACCGGGTCGTGGACGAGGTGCTCGAGGCCATGGGCGTGGCTCGCGGCGGCGGACGCCGGCTGCTCGTCTTCAACAAGGTCGACCGGATCACGCACTCCGAAGAGTCCGTCCTGCGCGACCGGGCCCTCGAGTTGGAGCTGGCGCCTGCGGTATTCGTCTCGTCCCTCACCGGCGAGGCCGTGAATGGCTTGCGCACGGAACTCCTGGCCAGATCCCGCACCGGGCACGAGATCGTCGATCTCCGGGTGCCGGCCTCGGAGGGAGGAGAGGTGGCCGCGCTCTATCGAGAAGGCGAGGTGCTGAGCCGGCGGGACGAAGCCGGCTGGGTGAAGATGCGCGTGCGGCTTCCTCCTCGCGGCCTGGGTCGGGTGAGGTCTCGAGGGCTGGCGGTGGAGTGA
- a CDS encoding pyridoxine 5'-phosphate synthase has product MRLFVNVDHVATVREARRTDEPDPVRAAVLAEIGGADGITVHLREDRRHIQDYDVEVLMRTAVKPVNLELAVEPGMVELAHSWRPAKATLVPEKREEITTEGGLDLGSPDRIRAVERATARLQGAGIQVSLFIDPAEAAIQASGEVGARAVELHTGEYANASGAARTAELERLRRAARAAREFGLIVHAGHGLTYVNVAPVAAIREIEELNIGHSIVSRSVMHGMKSAVEDMKSILTRSD; this is encoded by the coding sequence GTGAGGTTATTCGTCAACGTCGATCACGTGGCGACCGTCAGAGAAGCCCGGCGCACCGACGAGCCCGACCCCGTCAGGGCGGCGGTCCTGGCCGAGATCGGAGGCGCGGACGGCATCACGGTGCATCTGCGGGAGGATCGCCGTCACATACAGGACTACGATGTCGAGGTCCTCATGCGCACGGCGGTGAAGCCCGTCAACCTCGAGCTCGCCGTCGAGCCCGGCATGGTCGAGCTCGCCCACTCCTGGCGGCCCGCCAAGGCCACCCTGGTTCCCGAAAAGAGGGAGGAGATCACCACCGAAGGCGGTCTCGACCTGGGCTCCCCCGACCGAATCCGGGCCGTCGAGCGCGCAACCGCTCGCCTGCAAGGGGCGGGCATCCAGGTTTCGCTCTTCATCGATCCCGCCGAGGCCGCCATCCAAGCAAGCGGCGAGGTCGGCGCCCGCGCGGTAGAACTCCATACCGGCGAGTACGCGAACGCCTCCGGAGCCGCGCGGACCGCCGAGCTCGAACGCCTTCGCCGAGCTGCGCGGGCGGCACGCGAGTTCGGATTGATCGTCCACGCCGGCCACGGCCTCACCTACGTGAACGTCGCCCCGGTGGCAGCAATCCGCGAGATCGAGGAGCTCAACATCGGCCACTCGATCGTTTCACGGTCGGTGATGCACGGAATGAAGTCAGCGGTCGAGGACATGAAGTCGATTCTGACTCGGTCGGACTAG